The following are encoded in a window of Impatiens glandulifera chromosome 5, dImpGla2.1, whole genome shotgun sequence genomic DNA:
- the LOC124939227 gene encoding LOW QUALITY PROTEIN: histone-lysine N-methyltransferase SUVR4-like (The sequence of the model RefSeq protein was modified relative to this genomic sequence to represent the inferred CDS: inserted 3 bases in 2 codons; deleted 3 bases in 2 codons): MGHRSSMLVVHNLNLKEINDEPPPTFHYISKNVIYDKAYVNFSLARIDDNSNSCATCHGNCVSSYPPCECARETRGDFAYNVDGIVKEDFIDQCISMNRFPKKHNKFTVRDCPLEKLRNDANLKDYQCRGHLXKKFIKECWWKCKCNKQCEKRVVQRGINXKGAFVCEYVGEILTNTEIYERGLAKRDGEVHTYPVLLFDADWGSKGVLKDEEALCLVATYYGNIARFINHRCFDCNFLEIHVEVETPDHHYYHLAFFTLREVKAMEELNWDYGIDFDDHEHPVKAFNCRCGSKSCRNIKPKRKSSRSKSRR, translated from the exons ATGGGTCATAGGTCTTCGATGTTGGTAGTGCATAATCTGAATTTAAAGGAGATTAACGATGAACCTCCTCCAACATTTCATTATATTTCGAAGAATGTGATATATGACAAAGCTTATGTAAATTTTTCATTGGCCCGAATTGATGATAATAGTAATAGCTGTGCAACTTGTCACGGTAATTGTGTATCGTCTTATCCACCCTGTGAATGTGCCCGAGAGACTCGTGGCGATTTTGCATACAACGTGGATGGAATTGTAAAAGAGGACTTTATAGACCAATGTATATCTATGAACCGCTTTCCAAAAAAGCACAACAAATTTACTGTAAGG GACTGTCCGCTTGAAAAATTGAGAAATGATGCCAATTTGAAAGATTATCAATGCAGAggacatt ataaaaaattcattaaagaaTGTTGGTGGAAATGCAAATGCAATAAACAATGTGAGAAACGGGTCGTGCAACGAGGTATAAA AAAGGGTGCTTTTGTTTGTGAATATGTTGGTGAGATACTAACAAACACTGAGATATATGAGCGAGGGTTGGCCAAGCGAGATGGTGAAGTGCATACCTATCCTGTTCTACTT TTTGATGCTGATTGGGGTTCAAAAGGTGTCTTAAAAGATGAAGAAGCTCTATGTTTGGTTGCTACTTATTATGGAAACATTGCAAGGTTTATTAACCATAG GTGTTTTGATTGCAATTTTCTTGAAATACATGTGGAGGTGGAGACTCCAGATCATCATTATTATCAT CTTGCATTCTTTACCTTAAGAGAAGTGAAAGCAATGGAAGAATTAAATTGG GATTATGGGATTGACTTTGATGACCACGAGCATCCGGTCAAGGCCTTTAATTGTCGTTGTGGCAGCAAATCTTGTCGGAATATCAAACCTAAGAGAA AATCTTCCAGATCTAAATCTAGGAGATGA